The following are encoded in a window of Elusimicrobiota bacterium genomic DNA:
- a CDS encoding O-antigen ligase family protein, giving the protein MVAPLTARTGQSSLALALFVAPVAFLSAWVGGSSLWGPVSVVAVGLAWVHPMGVLFSLILLTPLCRFPEGFGLTPESLALLKSFLVLILFAVFYLKHLHQSSPLRFPSGLKLFWGAWLSLTLLSVYTSQDIVLSLYYLIGPLAGLAFFLIFYRLPVEKHRFWLTLILCVAGAVAALALIQYIFVTQNVGQPFWRFIIAPGDRTFYSQGPNIINATYQFRASGTFSHSNHLGIYIALLIPFSLVLALDRTQSKPHKWFFWGLMILMLLGLAATNSRAGLLACAVGMGTVGLHQGFRWLWGLVFAGVLVAMSVYPFFPGPLEDGLNRMLRVETRLSGRERIWREGISLIARFPWLGVGPGNLSKSYVSEFGYFVYNTVEEQNMLMETLQKKGEETTHRFHMHNLYLQLWAEMGVLGPLLFLAGALGLVFFLERPVPQAGLFSPGRAIRIATSSSVMGFLVFGLFESQVPFSMLGLNLAVAPLLAMGIQS; this is encoded by the coding sequence ATGGTTGCGCCACTAACCGCTCGGACAGGACAAAGTTCTCTCGCGCTTGCGCTCTTCGTGGCGCCGGTAGCTTTTTTGTCCGCGTGGGTCGGGGGGAGCTCTCTTTGGGGTCCCGTGAGTGTCGTGGCGGTTGGTCTGGCCTGGGTCCATCCCATGGGCGTTCTGTTTTCGCTGATCTTATTGACCCCCCTTTGTCGTTTTCCAGAAGGGTTTGGTCTGACGCCTGAGTCTTTGGCACTTTTAAAATCCTTTCTGGTCCTCATTCTCTTCGCCGTCTTTTACCTCAAACATTTGCATCAATCATCACCCCTACGCTTCCCATCCGGCCTTAAGCTCTTTTGGGGGGCATGGTTGTCTTTAACCCTATTGTCTGTGTACACCTCCCAGGACATCGTATTGTCGCTGTATTACCTGATCGGCCCATTAGCGGGATTAGCATTTTTTCTAATTTTTTATCGACTTCCTGTCGAAAAGCATCGTTTTTGGTTAACCCTCATCCTTTGTGTGGCGGGTGCTGTGGCGGCTTTGGCACTCATTCAATATATCTTTGTAACTCAAAATGTGGGTCAACCCTTCTGGCGGTTCATCATTGCTCCTGGGGATCGAACATTCTACTCTCAGGGCCCTAACATCATCAATGCCACGTATCAATTCCGTGCTTCGGGGACCTTTTCCCATTCCAATCACTTGGGGATATATATAGCCCTGCTCATCCCTTTTTCCTTGGTTTTGGCATTGGATCGAACCCAATCCAAACCGCATAAATGGTTTTTTTGGGGCCTAATGATTTTGATGTTGTTGGGGTTGGCGGCCACCAATTCCAGGGCGGGTCTGTTGGCGTGCGCGGTGGGGATGGGGACGGTGGGCTTGCATCAAGGTTTTCGGTGGTTGTGGGGTCTGGTGTTCGCTGGAGTTTTGGTTGCGATGTCGGTGTACCCCTTTTTTCCAGGACCCCTGGAAGATGGTCTGAATCGAATGCTGCGAGTTGAAACGCGTCTTTCCGGTCGTGAACGCATTTGGCGTGAGGGGATTTCGTTGATCGCTCGGTTTCCCTGGTTGGGGGTGGGGCCGGGAAACCTTTCTAAATCCTACGTGTCTGAATTTGGCTATTTCGTTTACAACACGGTTGAGGAACAAAATATGTTGATGGAAACACTCCAAAAGAAGGGGGAGGAAACCACCCATCGTTTTCATATGCATAACCTTTACTTGCAATTATGGGCGGAGATGGGGGTTCTGGGACCGCTTCTCTTCTTGGCGGGGGCCCTGGGACTCGTTTTTTTCTTGGAACGCCCTGTCCCTCAGGCGGGCTTGTTTTCCCCGGGACGCGCGATCCGAATCGCTACATCTTCGTCCGTGATGGGGTTCTTGGTCTTTGGTCTTTTCGAATCCCAAGTTCCGTTCTCCATGCTGGGACTTAATTTGGCGGTGGCACCCCTCTTGGCCATGGGAATCCAGTCATGA
- a CDS encoding SLBB domain-containing protein, producing the protein MKRKGLLRILCVGLAVHLALPRFAGADSYRAGPSDELRVSVRLRGGLDDLGKLPVNSSLTVLGDGVYSQHDVRVGPDGAISLPTVHSLVVSGMTLTEIEKAVGSLCCSRDVPGAVTVSLLQPAHSAYFVTGEVGHPGRYVMLRPMTVLEAVASAGGPTSFARLKKVQILRQGSPSVSLDLSLLRHVAESEFNQDSLGIKLQPHDTIVVPRKRGLESSTLMLLLSVISVATGVYIAGRVN; encoded by the coding sequence GTGAAAAGGAAGGGGCTCCTGAGAATACTGTGTGTGGGGTTGGCGGTCCACTTGGCACTCCCTCGGTTTGCAGGGGCGGACTCCTACCGCGCGGGCCCATCGGACGAATTGCGCGTGAGCGTTCGGTTGCGCGGCGGGTTGGATGACCTGGGTAAGTTGCCGGTCAATAGTTCGTTGACCGTGTTGGGGGATGGGGTCTATTCCCAACACGATGTTCGGGTGGGGCCGGACGGCGCGATCAGTTTACCAACGGTTCATTCCCTCGTGGTCAGTGGGATGACTTTAACCGAAATTGAAAAGGCCGTCGGATCTCTTTGTTGTTCTCGAGATGTCCCGGGGGCCGTTACGGTATCCCTTCTTCAGCCGGCCCATTCCGCTTATTTTGTCACAGGGGAAGTGGGGCATCCGGGACGATACGTGATGCTCCGGCCCATGACAGTCTTGGAAGCGGTTGCTTCGGCGGGGGGACCCACATCTTTCGCGCGTCTAAAAAAAGTTCAAATTCTGCGCCAGGGATCCCCCAGCGTGTCCCTCGATCTTTCCCTCCTTCGGCACGTGGCGGAGTCGGAATTCAATCAGGATTCACTTGGAATTAAACTTCAGCCCCACGACACGATTGTTGTACCGCGAAAGCGGGGGCTTGAATCGTCCACCCTCATGCTTCTTCTTTCCGTGATCAGTGTGGCCACCGGTGTTTATATTGCGGGGAGAGTGAATTGA
- a CDS encoding acyl-CoA desaturase gives MNLNNSQNPTRFEGLINVSAFALVHLVCLAAFWTGVTKGALALFAASFLLRKFGITAGYHRYFSHRTFKTNRIGQFVLAWLACSAAQKGPLWWAGHHRSHHQYSDTPEDMHSPMQKGVWYAHMGWILDTKFDETNFKTIPDFARYPELRWLNKFFLVPPILWAGVCLLIGGWPGLIWGFFISTTVLWHTTFLINSACHLFGRRRFQTRDQSRNSFLLALVTLGEGWHNNHHYYPSSVNQGFYWWEVDITYYVLRFFNLFGIVWNLRLPPKKVLDEGLLARN, from the coding sequence ATGAATTTGAATAACAGTCAAAATCCCACACGCTTTGAGGGCCTGATCAATGTATCCGCCTTTGCCTTGGTTCACCTTGTTTGTCTGGCGGCTTTTTGGACAGGCGTCACGAAAGGGGCGTTGGCGCTATTTGCGGCGTCCTTTTTGCTTCGAAAATTTGGCATCACCGCTGGGTACCACCGTTATTTTTCCCACCGGACTTTTAAAACCAACCGAATAGGGCAATTTGTCTTAGCCTGGCTGGCCTGTTCGGCGGCGCAAAAGGGACCCTTGTGGTGGGCCGGACACCATCGGTCGCACCATCAATATTCAGACACACCAGAAGACATGCATTCTCCCATGCAAAAAGGGGTCTGGTATGCCCACATGGGTTGGATCCTGGACACTAAATTCGATGAAACTAATTTTAAAACCATTCCCGACTTCGCCCGTTACCCAGAGCTCCGATGGCTCAACAAATTTTTTCTGGTACCCCCCATTCTCTGGGCAGGGGTTTGCCTCCTCATCGGAGGCTGGCCCGGCTTGATTTGGGGTTTTTTCATTAGCACAACCGTTTTGTGGCATACGACGTTTCTCATTAATTCGGCCTGTCACCTTTTCGGACGACGACGGTTTCAGACCCGTGACCAAAGCCGCAACAGCTTTCTTTTGGCTTTGGTGACATTGGGGGAAGGGTGGCACAACAATCACCACTATTACCCTTCTTCAGTCAATCAGGGATTCTACTGGTGGGAAGTGGACATCACGTATTACGTTCTACGCTTCTTCAACCTTTTTGGGATCGTTTGGAATTTACGCCTCCCCCCCAAGAAAGTCCTCGACGAGGGATTACTCGCCCGCAACTAA
- a CDS encoding ion transporter, producing MEYNNQRPLSLLRGRLYDIIYGTETPAGRFFDVLLLWTIILSVLAVMFDSVGYMRTQFGPHLRRVEWGFTALFSVEYLFRLASVRRPWRYALSFFGVVDILAVLPSYLSLFVPGAQSLLVVRALRLLRVFRVFKMGRYIGEARILITALQASRAKITVFVGTVLTLIVIIGTVMYLVEGESNGFTSIPQSIYWAIVTMTTVGYGDLTPSTVLGKTIASGVMIMGYGIIAVPTGIVTAEMTRATAPPVRSPCPQCSFSNHDRDARFCKQCGSALVDIS from the coding sequence TTGGAATACAACAACCAACGGCCACTCTCCTTGTTGCGCGGACGGTTATACGACATTATCTACGGGACAGAAACCCCGGCCGGGAGGTTCTTTGATGTGCTTTTGTTGTGGACCATTATTCTTAGTGTGTTGGCGGTCATGTTTGATAGCGTGGGCTATATGAGAACCCAATTTGGACCCCATCTCCGGCGTGTGGAATGGGGATTTACCGCTCTCTTTTCGGTTGAATATTTATTCCGACTGGCGAGCGTGCGCCGGCCTTGGCGCTACGCGCTCAGTTTTTTTGGTGTCGTGGATATTTTGGCTGTTCTGCCTTCCTATTTGTCTCTTTTCGTTCCTGGGGCGCAATCGCTTCTCGTGGTTCGGGCCCTGCGACTCCTGCGTGTCTTTCGGGTTTTTAAGATGGGACGGTACATTGGGGAAGCCAGAATATTAATTACAGCTCTTCAGGCCAGCCGGGCTAAAATCACGGTTTTTGTAGGGACCGTGCTCACACTGATTGTGATCATTGGCACGGTAATGTATCTGGTTGAGGGGGAATCAAACGGGTTTACCAGCATTCCCCAGAGCATCTATTGGGCGATCGTGACCATGACCACCGTGGGCTACGGTGACCTCACCCCGTCAACGGTTTTGGGAAAAACCATTGCTTCGGGGGTGATGATCATGGGATACGGAATTATCGCGGTGCCCACAGGGATCGTTACAGCGGAAATGACTCGTGCCACCGCTCCCCCTGTGCGATCTCCCTGTCCGCAGTGTTCGTTCAGTAACCACGACCGAGACGCTCGTTTTTGTAAACAGTGCGGGAGTGCTTTAGTGGATATTTCTTAG
- a CDS encoding mechanosensitive ion channel, which produces MSLTILERQLFSIGGNGVTALHLLTALGFLGVFWGISWILQRLMGRHIVSRFGIPPGAAYALKRILHYTLVFLGFVVALQTLGLNLTSLAVVLGFLSVGIGFGLQNITSNFISGIIILFERPVSVGDFVSIGDQSGTVLSINMRSTVIQTRDRVRLIVPNSRFVSEPVVNWTHGDTLVRLHAPVGVAYGSEPELVVQALLEAARSHPDVQADPAPEVRFMSFGDSALQFSLLAWTSRPDRQYLIGSQLNFLIYQKFREHNIKIPFPQRDIHLQMSPGVDVLSRLRTNEKMFPRG; this is translated from the coding sequence ATGTCCCTAACTATTCTAGAGCGTCAATTGTTTTCCATTGGAGGGAATGGGGTCACGGCTTTGCATCTTCTGACGGCGTTGGGGTTCTTGGGGGTCTTTTGGGGGATTTCTTGGATCTTGCAACGGTTGATGGGCCGGCATATCGTTTCTCGATTCGGAATCCCTCCTGGAGCGGCCTATGCGTTAAAGCGTATTCTCCACTATACCCTGGTCTTTTTGGGGTTTGTTGTTGCGCTTCAAACTTTGGGTCTTAATTTAACGAGTTTGGCAGTTGTTCTCGGGTTTCTGAGTGTCGGAATTGGGTTCGGTCTTCAAAACATTACATCCAACTTTATTTCGGGAATCATCATCCTTTTTGAGCGCCCGGTCAGCGTTGGGGATTTCGTTTCGATCGGAGATCAATCGGGGACGGTTTTGTCTATCAATATGCGATCAACGGTGATCCAGACCCGCGATCGGGTTCGGTTGATTGTTCCCAACTCGCGATTTGTCAGCGAGCCGGTGGTGAATTGGACCCATGGAGACACCTTGGTTCGACTTCACGCGCCGGTGGGGGTCGCTTACGGATCGGAGCCTGAGTTGGTGGTTCAGGCTTTGCTCGAAGCGGCTCGTTCGCATCCCGATGTGCAGGCGGACCCTGCGCCGGAAGTGCGTTTTATGTCGTTCGGAGATTCCGCGCTCCAGTTTTCCTTATTAGCGTGGACCAGTCGACCCGACCGTCAATACCTGATCGGGAGTCAATTGAATTTTTTAATTTATCAGAAGTTTCGGGAACACAATATTAAAATCCCGTTTCCTCAAAGGGACATCCATCTGCAAATGAGTCCAGGGGTGGACGTTCTTTCCCGCCTTCGAACGAACGAGAAAATGTTTCCCCGTGGATAA
- a CDS encoding MBL fold metallo-hydrolase, translating into MSLYLRQLPLGPMENFVYLVGDTDVKKCVIVDPAWEIDTAIAAAEKDGYTVEGALLTHGHFDHCNAVDTLLAKRNIPIYVNPLEMDYLDKGAPRGLFLDLPKDAVKPVKGGDTLQLGSTELTFLHTPGHTPGSQCFLVNGSLLSGDTLFLGSCGRCDLPGSNPSDLFASLNNVIGKLPVNTVLFPGHNYSTRALQSTLGDEKKNNRFLNAHRLEDFLRLVGY; encoded by the coding sequence ATGAGTCTCTATCTCCGTCAATTGCCATTGGGTCCCATGGAAAACTTTGTTTATCTGGTGGGGGACACGGATGTTAAAAAATGTGTGATCGTTGACCCCGCCTGGGAAATCGATACCGCCATTGCCGCCGCCGAAAAAGACGGTTACACCGTGGAAGGGGCCCTGCTCACACACGGACATTTTGACCATTGCAACGCCGTTGATACGCTGTTGGCCAAGCGAAACATCCCCATCTATGTGAACCCCCTGGAAATGGACTATTTGGATAAGGGGGCTCCGCGAGGGTTGTTTTTAGATTTGCCCAAGGACGCTGTTAAACCTGTTAAAGGGGGGGATACTCTGCAGCTGGGATCGACAGAATTGACCTTTCTCCACACTCCGGGCCACACACCAGGGTCCCAATGTTTTCTGGTGAACGGAAGTCTTTTGTCTGGAGATACCTTGTTTTTGGGGTCCTGTGGCCGGTGTGATTTGCCGGGGTCCAATCCCAGCGATTTGTTCGCCAGCCTCAATAACGTGATTGGGAAACTTCCGGTCAATACGGTGCTCTTTCCAGGACATAATTATTCCACCCGTGCGTTGCAGAGCACTTTGGGGGATGAAAAAAAGAACAACCGTTTTTTGAACGCCCATCGGTTGGAAGATTTCCTTCGCCTTGTCGGGTATTGA
- a CDS encoding HAD-IA family hydrolase translates to MTLKIKKNPLIVFDIGNVLLRFSKERARLNFDRIEPGAGLPLVRAMWETRLGVDLERGRISGREFLRLAGRKAGVRMGYRSFCRAFQDIFTPLLPNIRLLVRLAQRYPTALLSNTSEVHWRHLFKTYPDLRIARWKFASHLLKAMKPDARVYQAVSTKTGFSFQDMIYIDDHPGFVRAAKGLGIQAVCYNGKTPLVKLLKKVGLR, encoded by the coding sequence ATGACCTTGAAAATCAAGAAGAACCCACTGATTGTTTTTGATATCGGGAATGTGTTGCTGCGTTTCAGTAAAGAACGGGCTCGTCTCAACTTTGACCGGATTGAGCCAGGAGCCGGGTTACCTCTTGTGCGCGCCATGTGGGAAACTCGGCTGGGGGTGGATTTGGAGAGGGGGCGGATTTCTGGCCGTGAGTTTTTGCGTTTGGCCGGGAGAAAGGCCGGGGTGCGGATGGGGTATCGGTCTTTTTGTCGGGCATTTCAAGACATTTTTACACCCCTCTTGCCCAATATCCGCTTGTTGGTTCGGTTGGCCCAGCGTTATCCCACGGCGCTTCTTTCCAACACGAGCGAAGTCCATTGGCGCCACTTATTTAAAACCTACCCGGATCTCCGTATCGCCCGATGGAAGTTTGCATCCCATCTCCTGAAAGCGATGAAACCAGACGCCCGCGTGTACCAAGCTGTGTCCACGAAAACGGGTTTCTCCTTTCAGGATATGATCTATATTGACGATCATCCGGGTTTTGTTCGCGCGGCGAAGGGGTTAGGTATTCAGGCGGTGTGTTACAATGGAAAAACACCACTCGTTAAACTTTTGAAAAAGGTAGGCCTTCGATGA
- a CDS encoding UbiA family prenyltransferase, with protein MNTVSSHRSRVVVWSDRLKSYARFLKFEHTLFSLPVLFAGSLLAEGGWPGWRLSGLILLAGAGARTLALALNRLIDYRVDAKNPRTATRELVTGALSLFDAILIALLGLCVYVWATRSINSFCLLWSWVPVLAFVVYPMLKRFTWLCHFGLGITWALAPLAGWFAIRPGFEGSWPAWILALFSFFWTAGFDIVYATMDEQFDRQAGLFSLPARMGRRPALRVAALTHVFAFITLMALFFFTLTGSKAAFLCLFAGVLFLLEHILVDHVDLAFFKINVLVGFVVLTMVFVGLRSEF; from the coding sequence ATGAACACGGTTTCTTCCCATCGATCGAGGGTGGTGGTTTGGTCGGATCGCCTCAAGTCCTACGCGCGATTCCTGAAATTCGAACACACGCTATTCTCTTTACCCGTCCTGTTCGCGGGAAGCTTGCTGGCCGAGGGGGGCTGGCCGGGATGGCGCCTTTCGGGACTCATCCTTCTGGCGGGAGCCGGGGCACGCACGTTGGCCCTTGCCCTAAACCGATTGATCGATTACCGCGTCGACGCTAAGAATCCCCGAACCGCCACACGCGAATTGGTGACCGGCGCTCTCAGCCTCTTTGACGCGATTCTCATTGCCCTGCTCGGCCTCTGCGTGTATGTGTGGGCCACGCGATCCATCAACAGTTTTTGTCTCTTGTGGAGTTGGGTCCCCGTTTTAGCCTTTGTGGTGTATCCCATGCTGAAACGGTTCACCTGGCTTTGTCATTTTGGATTGGGGATCACATGGGCGTTAGCGCCATTGGCCGGATGGTTTGCCATTCGGCCCGGTTTTGAGGGAAGTTGGCCGGCGTGGATCTTGGCGCTTTTTAGCTTTTTTTGGACGGCGGGGTTTGACATCGTTTACGCTACAATGGACGAGCAATTTGATCGGCAAGCGGGGCTATTCTCCCTTCCGGCACGGATGGGCCGTCGCCCCGCCTTACGCGTGGCAGCCCTCACCCACGTGTTCGCGTTCATCACTCTAATGGCCCTATTCTTTTTCACGCTGACGGGATCAAAAGCGGCTTTCCTCTGTTTGTTCGCCGGAGTGCTTTTCCTTTTGGAACACATCCTGGTGGACCACGTGGATCTAGCCTTTTTTAAAATAAACGTGCTGGTGGGTTTTGTGGTGTTGACCATGGTATTCGTGGGCCTTCGGTCCGAGTTTTAG
- a CDS encoding UbiX family flavin prenyltransferase → MRIVLGVTGASGSIFAVEFLRRVSEEETYLILSRWGRSVLHQETGLTAENLANFAKKIFSNDDLNSPLASGSNPFDAFVILPCSVTTLGKIAHGIGDNLITRCAAVALKERRKLIICVRETPLSTIDLENAHKLSMAGAIIMPVSPPFYQKPQSLPDLINGFVDKVRGSIGLPVDAGWRAKEL, encoded by the coding sequence ATGCGAATAGTTCTAGGCGTGACAGGAGCATCCGGTTCGATTTTTGCGGTGGAATTTCTGCGGCGGGTTTCTGAGGAGGAAACCTATCTCATTCTCTCCCGCTGGGGCCGATCGGTGTTGCACCAGGAAACGGGTCTCACGGCAGAAAATCTCGCGAATTTTGCAAAGAAGATTTTTTCCAATGATGATTTAAACTCTCCGTTGGCGTCAGGCTCCAACCCTTTTGACGCCTTTGTCATTTTGCCCTGCTCGGTGACCACCTTGGGAAAGATCGCCCATGGGATCGGCGACAACTTGATCACCCGTTGCGCCGCCGTGGCCTTGAAAGAAAGGCGCAAACTGATCATTTGCGTTAGGGAAACCCCGCTCTCCACCATTGACCTGGAAAACGCCCACAAACTTTCCATGGCGGGTGCCATCATCATGCCAGTCTCCCCGCCCTTCTACCAAAAACCCCAATCACTCCCCGACCTCATCAACGGGTTTGTGGATAAAGTGCGCGGGTCCATTGGATTACCGGTTGACGCGGGCTGGCGGGCGAAAGAGCTCTAA
- a CDS encoding UbiD family decarboxylase encodes MRRVLNDLPAFLSALEAEGLLQRVSVEVDPFLEITEITTRVVKAGGPALLFERVKGSPYPVAINLFGTARRMEIALGRPPAEIGEELFNAAKDFFPPSPATLWRQRELLMRATKMPPKKVSGGPVTEITEPPNLDPWPILTCWPKDGGRFFTLPLVITQNPAGKSNVGMYRLHTYDKSTTGMHMQIERGGGAHYAEWEALNKPMPVVVALGGDPISLLASILPLPENMDEFAFAGFLRGKSVPLVQLSNGIQAPANAEFLLEGHIPSGERRQEGPFGDHFGHYSHAAPYPVFHIQKVHRRKNPIYPATVVGIPPQEDKFMGNAINEMLIPLLRAMRPELVNLWTYQEAGFHNLAVASVNQRYAKEGIKTALGLMGQGQMSLSKCVVLVDPKVNVRNFSEVLDALRDNFDPAEDFILLPGTAQDTLDFTSFKMNLGSKMILDATRGKKTPDRKPVPSEGPGPDGTILRSRNLRDSLLVVQVKGNGRAVVERLVKDPSLAGFTLIAAVSDDVPLDDEERLIWGLFTRFDCARDLHPASSRIEGAWPKISGPLGIDATWKPGYPEPLVMTPEIIQRVDTRWKEYGIVL; translated from the coding sequence ATGCGTCGCGTGTTAAACGATTTACCCGCGTTTCTTTCAGCCCTTGAAGCCGAAGGACTCTTGCAACGGGTTTCTGTTGAAGTGGATCCATTTCTCGAGATAACCGAAATCACAACACGCGTTGTCAAAGCCGGCGGACCCGCTTTGCTTTTCGAGCGCGTAAAAGGGTCCCCCTACCCTGTCGCCATCAACCTGTTTGGTACCGCCCGCCGCATGGAGATAGCCCTCGGGCGGCCCCCCGCGGAGATCGGTGAAGAACTGTTCAACGCGGCGAAAGACTTTTTCCCTCCCTCACCCGCCACGCTCTGGCGACAACGGGAATTGTTGATGCGGGCCACCAAGATGCCACCCAAAAAAGTCTCCGGCGGACCCGTAACCGAAATCACCGAACCTCCGAATTTGGACCCGTGGCCCATCTTAACCTGTTGGCCAAAAGATGGCGGGCGATTTTTCACATTGCCCCTCGTGATTACCCAAAACCCCGCCGGAAAATCGAACGTGGGCATGTACCGTTTGCACACGTACGACAAATCCACCACCGGCATGCACATGCAAATCGAGCGCGGCGGTGGTGCCCATTACGCGGAATGGGAAGCGCTCAATAAACCCATGCCCGTGGTGGTGGCCTTGGGCGGCGATCCCATCAGCCTTTTGGCGTCAATTCTCCCCCTTCCCGAGAACATGGACGAATTCGCTTTTGCGGGATTTCTTCGGGGAAAATCCGTTCCATTGGTCCAACTCTCAAACGGCATTCAAGCCCCTGCGAACGCAGAATTTTTGCTTGAGGGCCACATCCCTTCGGGAGAACGACGCCAAGAAGGCCCTTTTGGGGACCACTTTGGCCACTACAGCCACGCCGCCCCCTATCCCGTTTTCCACATTCAAAAAGTCCATCGACGTAAAAACCCCATTTACCCGGCCACTGTCGTGGGGATTCCCCCCCAGGAAGATAAATTCATGGGGAACGCCATTAATGAAATGCTGATTCCCCTCCTCCGCGCCATGCGGCCCGAACTGGTCAACCTATGGACATACCAAGAAGCGGGGTTCCACAATTTGGCTGTAGCCTCCGTGAACCAACGGTATGCCAAAGAAGGAATTAAAACCGCGCTAGGTCTCATGGGCCAGGGGCAAATGTCCCTATCTAAATGTGTGGTGTTGGTGGACCCCAAAGTCAATGTGCGTAACTTTTCGGAAGTCTTAGACGCCCTCCGCGACAACTTTGATCCAGCGGAAGATTTCATTTTGTTGCCCGGAACAGCTCAAGACACATTGGACTTCACCAGTTTCAAGATGAACCTGGGGAGCAAAATGATTTTAGACGCCACCCGTGGAAAAAAGACTCCCGATCGAAAACCCGTGCCCTCGGAAGGGCCTGGGCCCGACGGGACCATCCTCCGCTCGCGCAATTTACGGGACAGCCTCCTGGTCGTCCAGGTGAAAGGAAACGGCCGAGCGGTTGTGGAACGGTTGGTGAAGGATCCTTCCTTAGCGGGCTTTACGCTCATTGCGGCCGTGAGCGACGATGTGCCTTTAGACGACGAAGAACGGCTCATCTGGGGTCTCTTCACTCGGTTTGACTGTGCCCGAGATCTCCATCCGGCCTCCTCTCGAATCGAGGGCGCCTGGCCCAAGATTTCGGGTCCGCTGGGCATCGACGCCACATGGAAACCGGGGTATCCCGAACCCCTGGTGATGACCCCTGAAATTATCCAACGAGTGGACACGCGCTGGAAAGAGTATGGAATTGTCCTATGA
- the mqnE gene encoding aminofutalosine synthase MqnE, whose translation MNFSDPHLIPLWKKVESGDRLSLADGRALFASQDLLGLGWMANHIREQRHGRQATFVFNRQINPTNICVLSCKFCDYATKEGKPNAYVLSEKDILDRLSPELREVHIVGGLYSKWSFDDYLNVLRVIRRAYPHIQLKAYTAVEIDYFSRKEKISIREVLQRLQNEGLVCLPGGGAEIFSERIRKALFPFKIGWSKWSEVHRTAHELGIRSNATMLYGHIETLEERLDHILKLRDLQDQTKGFLSFIPLAFQPGLTGIVERQTSSVDDLKTIAVSRLLLDNFDHIKSYWVTVGEETCSMALRFGADDVDGTILEERIMHAAKAETPVGMARDRLVRIIREAGCIPVERDALYNVVQIFEEKPHALIA comes from the coding sequence ATGAACTTTTCGGATCCCCACTTAATCCCCTTATGGAAAAAGGTGGAATCCGGCGATCGCCTGTCGCTGGCCGACGGCCGCGCCCTCTTTGCCAGTCAAGATTTATTGGGCTTAGGCTGGATGGCGAACCATATCCGTGAACAGCGCCACGGTCGCCAAGCCACCTTTGTCTTTAACCGGCAAATCAATCCCACCAACATTTGCGTTCTTTCCTGCAAGTTTTGTGATTACGCCACCAAAGAAGGCAAACCCAACGCCTATGTTCTATCGGAAAAAGACATTCTGGACCGCCTTTCTCCCGAGTTGCGGGAAGTGCATATTGTGGGAGGTCTTTACAGTAAATGGTCTTTTGACGATTACCTCAACGTTCTTCGCGTCATTCGACGGGCGTACCCCCATATCCAATTAAAAGCCTATACGGCCGTGGAAATCGATTATTTTTCTCGCAAAGAAAAAATATCGATCCGCGAGGTGCTTCAGCGCTTGCAAAACGAAGGGCTTGTTTGTCTTCCCGGTGGTGGCGCCGAGATTTTCAGCGAACGGATCCGTAAAGCCCTTTTTCCCTTTAAAATTGGTTGGTCGAAATGGTCCGAAGTTCACCGGACCGCCCATGAGTTGGGCATTCGTTCCAACGCCACCATGCTCTACGGCCACATCGAAACCCTAGAGGAGCGTCTGGACCATATCCTAAAACTCCGCGACCTCCAAGACCAAACCAAAGGGTTCCTTTCTTTCATCCCCCTCGCGTTCCAGCCCGGTCTTACGGGGATTGTCGAACGGCAAACCTCTTCCGTTGACGACCTAAAAACCATCGCCGTTTCCCGGCTTTTGTTGGACAATTTCGACCACATCAAATCCTATTGGGTCACCGTGGGGGAAGAGACGTGTTCCATGGCGCTCCGCTTCGGCGCCGACGATGTGGATGGCACCATTTTGGAGGAACGCATCATGCACGCGGCCAAGGCCGAAACACCCGTGGGCATGGCCCGGGACCGCCTCGTGCGGATCATTCGAGAAGCCGGTTGTATTCCGGTGGAACGGGACGCGCTCTACAACGTGGTTCAGATCTTTGAAGAGAAACCCCACGCCCTCATCGCATGA